A region of Esox lucius isolate fEsoLuc1 chromosome 3, fEsoLuc1.pri, whole genome shotgun sequence DNA encodes the following proteins:
- the LOC109615158 gene encoding uncharacterized protein LOC109615158, whose protein sequence is MEGTGYERCAEAPEKSRNLVPEHGVLPPATDMGILGEMEDDENLSLSSAGWSLGFTQSFDLVSLTSTVNSGNNSGVSLEQRQSQGALRTDTFAEKTKRPAHNHTSKPAAVDTDCLSTLDQKASYSTLQEENSVLSLDTVDYGSLSKTVCIETSQMSKSMGSTKAYCSSVRSPTPYPSRISHTYTEASDQVAHNSLSKQFYLGILMDPLLELFGITHDAIYTDVQDRVLQLLQDMHSTASEQEQEVLQNVSAREIVKAVVQQINAALSRAIQQGFSRPQLLALLGSSELYSEDGSVAVVSPEVTLITPSTEERRRLLKLRFNNFLCGISSKIKSMSNCLKVTNKRAQQEQSLVVDLPASSDEGTEQESLEETCPSKFSDPVVEEITSETSEWSLHYHGAVLDSPVCSERSVAQSERYSPAKPSDIDGLGSAEKAVSEISLERLSLSHEDEASPERCLEILLSGIIRPHTNMLVNQLGRLLMVNRTLKASSVCGRSQSESALPKPRMTGELQREISKEGLLEVAYALTEKSIKTLLEQLLAALLPPSPVVESAMPCQDIRPAAALQEIRSEVSIGCSNPLSVICRTIIDVCKISRQAVEAVSEVDAGLSGENIDGRFSSITASVQRNSTPPVSLTKCDSFSSLVTKPSNKVKTSRFTFPNFTLKKLRKVNQVGISPLLTIQQEETKLPADVNHNRSHSSPTTEKSPGHNEDCDSCSSQKSPKTPSFSIRIYSIAKRS, encoded by the exons ATGGAGGGAACTGGATATGAGCGGTGTGCTGAGGCCCCAGAGAAGTCCAG GAACCTGGTTCCTGAGCACGGTGTCCTGCCGCCAGCAACAGATATGGGAATTCTCGGGGAAATGGAAGACGAT GAAAATCTAAGTTTATCCTCTGCTGGGTGGTCACTTGGATTTACGCAGAGCTTTGACTTAG TGTCCCTCACATCTACAGTAAACTCGGGTAACAACTCAGGTGTCAGTCTTGAACAGCGGCAGTCCCAAGGGGCCCTGAGGACGGATACTTTTGCTGAGAAGACCAAGAGGCCTGCACATAATCACACATCGAAACCTGCAGCTGTTGACACTGACTGTTTGAGCACCCTGGACCAGAAAGCCTCCTACAGCACTCTTCAGGAGGAGAACAGTGTCCTGAGCCTAGACACTGTGGATTATGGCTCACTGTCGAAAACAGTTTGCATTGAAACAAGCCAAATGTCAAAAAGCATGGGAAGCACGAAGGCGTATTGCAGTAGTGTACGGTCACCCACCCCCTACCCGTCAAGAAT ATCCCATACCTACACAGAAGCATCTGATCAGGTTGCACACAACTCACTGAGTAAACAGTTTTACCTGGGAATCCTGATGGACCCTCTGTTGGAGCTTTTTGGTATCACTCATGATGCCATTTACACAGATGTCCAGGATAGAGTGCTTCAATTGCTGCAGGATATGCACTCTACGGCTAGCGAACAAGAGCAAGAAGTACTCCAGAATGTGTCTGCCAGAGAGATTGTCAAGGCAGTAGTGCAGCAGATCAATGCTGCCCTGTCAAGGGCTATCCAGCAAGGCTTTTCAAGACCACAGTTGCTTGCTTTATTGGGATCTTCAGAGCTTTATAGTGAAGATGGGTCAGTAGCAGTTGTCAGTCCAGAAGTTACTTTGATCACCCCCTCAACAGAGGAGAGACGAAGATTGCTGAAACTTCGTTTTAATAACTTCCTTTGTGGAATTTCATCAAAAATCAAGAGCATGTCCAACTGTCTCAAAGTGACTAACAAGAGAGCACAACAAGAGCAAAGTCTAGTTGTTGACCTGCCAGCCTCTTCTGATGAGGGAACAGAGCAAGAATCATTAGAAGAGACTTGTCCTAGTAAattctctgacccagttgtaGAGGAGATTACCTCTGAAACATCAGAATGGAGTTTGCACTACCACGGAGCTGTACTGGACAGTCCTGTCTGCTCAGAAAGAAGTGTAGCTCAAAGTGAAAGATACAGCCCTGCAAAACCATCAGATATAGATGGTTTAGGTTCTGCAGAAAAGGCTGTGTCAGAGATATCACTGGAGAGGTTAAGTCTCAGCCATGAGGATGAAGCATCACCAGAAAGGTGCCTGGAGATCCTCCTCTCTGGCATTATCCGTCCTCACACCAACATGCTAGTGAATCAGCTGGGCAGGCTTTTGATGGTGAACCGCACCCTTAAAGCCTCCTCTGTGTGTGGCCGCTCCCAATCTGAGTCAGCTCTGCCAAAGCCCAGAATGACAGGTGAACTCCAAAGGGAGATCTCGAAGGAGGGTTTGCTAGAGGTGGCCTACGCTCTTACAGAGAAATCCATCAAGACCCTTTTGGAGCAGTTACTCGCTGCACTCCTTCCTCCGTCTCCAGTGGTTGAGTCTGCCATGCCCTGCCAAGACATCAGGCCAGCTGCCGCCCTACAGGAGattaggtcagaggtcagcatAGGGTGCAGCAACCCTCTTTCAGTGATTTGCAGAACGATCATAGATGTCTGTAAGATCTCCAGACAGGCAGTTGAAGCAGTCAGTGAAGTAGATGCAGGTCTGTCTGGAGAGAACATTGATGGAAGGTTTAGTAGCATCACAGCATCTGTTCAAAGAAATTCAACCCCACCAGTCTCCTTAACTAAATGTGACAGCTTCAGTTCTTTGGTGACCAAACCAAGCAACAAAGTTAAGACATCAAGGTTCACATTTCCTAACTTCACTCTCAAAAAG TTGAGGAAAGTGAACCAAGTGGGCATTAGTCCACTTCTGACTATCCAGCAAGAGGAAACCAAACTTCCCGCTGATGTCAACCATAATA GATCACACTCCAGTCCAACAACAGAGAAGTCTCCTGGACATAATGAAGATTGTGACTCCTGCTCCTCACAGAAGAGCCCAAAGACACCCTCCTTTTCAATCAGGATATATTCCATCGCTAAAAGGTCTTAA